From the Tenacibaculum dicentrarchi genome, the window AACGAATTATAGAAAACAGTATTAAATTAATAGAAGATATAGGTTTTGAAAATTTCAACTTTAAAAAATTAGGGAAATTAATAGGCTCTAATGAAAGCTCTATTTACAGATATTTTGAAAGTAAACACAAACTTCTGATGTATTTAACCTCTTGGTATTGGGGATGGATACAATATCAATTAGTTATAGAAACTTATAGTATTCATAATTCAGAAGAAAAATTAATAAAAGCAATTCAAATATTAACAAAAACAACCGAGCAAGACAGTAATTTCTCGCATATTAATGAGGTTTTATTAAACTTAATTGTAATTAATGAAAACTCTAAATCATATTCAACAAAAGAAGTCGATACCGAAAATAAAGAAGGTTTTTTTAAATTATATAAAGAAGTTGTAAAACGTTTAGCTGATATAATAACTAATTATAACAATAGCTATCAGCATCCGCTTACACTAGCTAGTACAATTATTGAAGGTGCATTGCATCAACAATTTATTAAGCAACATTTTAAATCGCTAACAAATTGCGAC encodes:
- a CDS encoding TetR/AcrR family transcriptional regulator; translated protein: MKNFLSNIKIEIPVGIYIKDPETSDLGKRIIENSIKLIEDIGFENFNFKKLGKLIGSNESSIYRYFESKHKLLMYLTSWYWGWIQYQLVIETYSIHNSEEKLIKAIQILTKTTEQDSNFSHINEVLLNLIVINENSKSYSTKEVDTENKEGFFKLYKEVVKRLADIITNYNNSYQHPLTLASTIIEGALHQQFIKQHFKSLTNCDNAISPTSFFIDLTLNTLSNDRK